A portion of the Halalkalicoccus tibetensis genome contains these proteins:
- a CDS encoding ferritin-like domain-containing protein yields MSLTTRVGSDRQLARLLQIGIVLEEVVEARAYHHHQSLSTEEKAELDEEIEHLLEHAAEESAEHRERLEGLIEELDADSVAFEEIETLVEGQYGQTKPDDFDGILYDQLHSEETAYKFYDDLIEAIEGSDAEFGIERGRLLETLRSIRAEEEEGAREVTEIMEGRE; encoded by the coding sequence ATGAGCCTCACGACACGGGTCGGCTCCGATCGCCAGCTCGCGCGGCTGCTCCAGATCGGCATCGTCCTCGAGGAAGTCGTCGAGGCACGCGCCTATCACCACCACCAGTCGCTTTCCACCGAGGAGAAAGCGGAGCTCGACGAGGAGATCGAGCACCTGCTCGAACACGCCGCCGAGGAGTCCGCCGAGCACCGCGAACGTCTCGAGGGGCTGATCGAGGAGCTCGACGCCGACAGCGTCGCCTTCGAGGAGATCGAGACCCTCGTCGAGGGCCAGTACGGCCAGACCAAACCCGACGATTTCGATGGGATCCTCTACGACCAGCTTCACAGCGAGGAGACCGCCTACAAGTTCTACGACGACCTCATCGAAGCGATCGAGGGCAGCGACGCCGAGTTCGGTATCGAACGCGGGCGGCTCCTGGAGACGCTCCGGTCGATCCGCGCCGAGGAGGAGGAGGGTGCCCGCGAGGTCACCGAGATCATGGAGGGACGCGAATGA